The following are encoded in a window of Rosa chinensis cultivar Old Blush chromosome 4, RchiOBHm-V2, whole genome shotgun sequence genomic DNA:
- the LOC112197506 gene encoding alanine--tRNA ligase, giving the protein MSGFLGKGVIAFNPLLLLGRYPFSFAPSHLPRNRNRNRSLTTAKHLASIATSSFRPKMPGVESQGGGLEWPAQRVRDTFLEFFRDEKKHEYWKSSPVVPHNDPTLLFANAGMNQFKPIFLGTADPNTGLSKLTRACNTQKCIRAGGKHNDLEDVGKDTYHHTFFEMLGNWSFGDYFKSEAIEWAWKLLTQVYKLPEDRFYATYFGGDEKLGLAPDYEARDLWLKFLPPGRVLPFGCKDNFWEMGDTGPCGPCTEIHYDRVGNRDAASLVNYDDPTCLEIWNLVFIQFNRESDGSLKPLPAKHVDTGMGFERLTSVLQNKMSNYDTDVFMPIFDAIQQATGARPYSGKVGDDDTDKVDMAYRVVADHIRTLSFAIADGSRPGNDGREYVLRRILRRAVRYGREVLKAQEGFFNGLVPVLAALMGDVFPELKQHEAGIREIIKEEEEAFGKTLIKGIEKFKKAAQDVQGKTFSGQEAFVLWDTFGFPLDLTQLMAEEQGLEVDVEGFNVAMDEARERSRNAQNKEEGGAIVMNAEATASLHKSGIAATDDSFKYIWFQDHESVIKAIYTGSEFMDNVAAGSLVGVILESTSFYAEQGGQIFDTGSLKGETGSFQVRNVQIFGGFVVHIGSFSGEHGKLSVGDKVVCKVDYKRRTLIAPNHTCTHMLNFALREVLGSHVDQKGSIVLPEKLRFDFSHGKPVDPEQLRRIESIVNEQIKAELDVSVKEVALVEAERINGLRAVFGEVYPDPVRVVAVGRKVEDLLSDPKNEEWSSISTEFCGGTHITNTREAEAFALLSEEGTAKGIRRITAVTTNAAFDAIKLADSLEQEVIEASKAEESLLEKKIASFKSRLDAAQIPAAKKADIRDKIAQLQNKVRKAQKKIAEQNLQKAVKVAREMAEVAASDGKSFCVSHVDVGLDTAAVREAVCKVIEKGMPAMVFSMDETTNKAVVCAGVPGDKGKQLEVSEWLTAAMGPLKGRGGKGKGGLATGQGTDASHLNEAIDLATTFAQMKLS; this is encoded by the exons ATGAGTGGATTCCTTGGGAAAGGAGTGATAGCGTTCAACCCTCTTCTTCTACTCGGACGTTACCCTTTCTCTTTCGCGCCGTCACACCTCCCTCGGAATCGGAATCGGAATCGCTCCCTCACCACCGCCAAGCACTTGGCTTCAATCGCAACGTCGTCGTTTCGTCCCAAGATGCCCGGCGTCGAATCTcagggaggaggactagagtgGCCGGCACAGCGCGTGCGGGACACCTTCCTCGAGTTCTTCAGGGATGAGAAGAAACACGAGTACTGGAAGTCAAGCCCGGTCGTCCCCCACAACGACCCAACTCTTCTCTTTGCTAATGCTG GAATGAACCAGTTTAAGCCCATTTTTTTGGGGACGGCGGACCCGAATACTGGGCTAAGCAAGCTGACTAGAGCATGCAACACGCAGAAATGTATAAGGGCAGGAGGGAAGCATAATGATCTCGAAGATGTAGGGAAAGACACCTACCATCACACTTTTTTCGAGATGCTTGGTAATTGGTCGTTCGGGGACTATTTCAAGAGTGAAGCCATTGAATGGGCTTGGAAGCTTCTCACTCAG GTTTATAAGCTGCCAGAAGATCGATTTTATGCCACTTATTTTGGTGGTGATGAGAAGCTGGGTCTTGCTCCTGATTATGAAGCTAGAGATTTATGGCTTAAGTTTCTACCGCCTGGACGTGTACTGCCTTTTGGCTGTAAG GATAACTTTTGGGAGATGGGTGATACTGGTCCTTGCGGCCCTTGCACTGAGATCCATTATGATAGAGTTGGTAACCGGGATGCTGCATCATTAGTCAACTACGATGACCCTACCTGCCTCGAGATCTGGAACCTTGTCTTTATTCAG TTCAATAGGGAAAGTGATGGCTCTCTTAAACCATTGCCTGCTAAGCATGTTGACACTGGGATGGGCTTTGAAAGATTGACTTCTGTACTTCAGAACAAGATGAGCAATTATGACACTGATGTCTTCATGCCTATATTTGATGCTATTCAGCAG GCTACAGGGGCTCGCCCATATTCTGGGAAAGTTGGAGATGATGATACAGACAAAGTTGACATGGCTTACAGGGTTGTTGCAGATCATATAAGAACTCTTTCATTTGCCATTGCTGATGGGTCCCGTCCAG GCAATGATGGTCGTGAATATGTTCTGAGACGTATTCTCCGTCGAGCTGTCCGATATGGAAGAGAAGTGCTAAAAGCTCAAGAAGGATTTTTCAATGG GCTTGTACCGGTGTTGGCGGCACTGATGGGTGATGTATTTCCGGAGCTAAAACAACATGAAGCAGGCATTAGGGAGATAAtcaaagaggaggaagaagcatTTGGCAAGACTCTAATTAAG GGAatagaaaaattcaaaaaggcAGCTCAAGATGTTCAAGGCAAAACATTTAGTGGGCAG GAGGCTTTTGTCTTGTGGGACACATTTGGGTTCCCGTTAGATTTGACTCAG TTGATGGCAGAGGAACAGGGATTAGAAGTTGATGTTGAGGGTTTCAATGTCGCTATGGATGAGGCTCGAGAAAGATCAAGGAATGCTCAAAATAAG GAAGAAGGTGGTGCCATTGTTATGAATGCTGAAGCTACTGCTTCATTGCACAAGAGTGGAATTGCTGCAACAGACGACAGCTTCAAATATATTTGGTTTCAG GACCATGAAAGTGTAATTAAAGCAATTTACACTGGTTCAGAGTTTATGGATAATGTTGCTGCTGGCAGCTTAGTTGGTGTTATTTTGGAGTCTACAAGTTTCTATGCAGAGCAAGGTGGACAG ATATTTGATACTGGATCACTAAAAGGAGAGACCGGCTCATTTCAAGTCCGCAATGTTCAAATTTTTGGAGGTTTTGTTGTCCACATTGGTTCCTTCTCTGGAGAGCATGGCAAACTCTCTGTGGGTGACAAAGTGGTTTGTAAG GTTGACTATAAAAGGCGTACACTCATTGCGCCTAACCATACTTGCACACACATGTTGAACTTTGCTCTGAGG GAAGTTCTTGGCAGTCATGTTGACCAGAAGGGTTCCATTGTTCTTCCTGAAAAATTGAGATTTGATTTTTCTCATG GTAAGCCGGTGGACCCTGAACAGTTGAGAAgaattgaatcaattgtgaATGAGCaaataaaagctgaattagatGTTTCTGTTAAGGAGGTAGCCCTGGTTGAAGCTGAGCGCATCAATGGTTTAAGGGCTGTATTTGGAGAG GTCTATCCTGACCCAGTAAGAGTTGTGGCTGTTGGGCGAAAAGTTGAGGACCTCCTGTCTGACCCTAAAAATGAGGAATGGTCATCAATATCAACAGAATTTTGTGGAG GGACCCATATAACAAACACACGTGAAGCTGAGGCCTTTGCCCTTTTATCTGAAGAGGGAACTGCTAAGGGAATCCGAAGGATAACTGCTGTCACAACTAATGCTGCTTTTGATGCAATTAAATTGGCAGATTCACTTGAGCAGGAAGTAATTGAAGCTTCCAAGGCTGAAGAGAGCTTGCTCGAGAAG AAGATAGCTTCCTTTAAATCTCGCCTAGACGCAGCACAAATTCCAGCGGCTAAGAAAGCTGATATCAGGGACAAGATTGCCCAACTTCag AACAAAGTGAGAAAGGCACAGAAGAAGATTGCAGAGCAAAATTTACAGAAAGCTGTCAAGGTTGCAAGGGAGATGGCGGAAGTTGCTGCATCAGATGGGAAGTCTTTCTGTGTATCCCATGTTGATGTTGGTTTGGATACTGCAGCAGTTCGTGAAGCAGTTTGTAAAGTCATAGAGAAG GGAATGCCTGCGATGGTTTTTAGCATGGATGAAACAACAAATAAGGCTGTGGTGTGTGCTGGAGTACCAGGAGACAAAGGCAAGCAATTGGAGGTGTCAGAGTGGTTGACTGCAGCTATGGGTCCCCTGAAAGGAAGGGGTGGTAAAGGAAAAGGTGGCCTTGCTACTGGCCAG GGAACAGATGCATCTCATCTAAACGAGGCAATAGATCTGGCAACCACTTTTGCGCAGATGAAATTGAGTTGA
- the LOC112200866 gene encoding phytosulfokine receptor 1 — MSVQDFWVVIFVIGFCFQPPVLSSQNLTCHPNDLKALEEFMGGLQTVIGGWAKNFSDDCCKWAGITCNSSFSLGLDDSVDTYRVVELDVSSRKLIGNLSESLGNLEQLRALNLSHNFLKNSPPASLFQLPNLEYLDLSSNYFSGPIPVDINLPSLLFLDISQNFLNGSIPQRICASSTRLQVLNLAVNYLSGTLPPSLGNCSSLEDLCLLTNNLSGGVPEGIYRLQNLTRLTIQDNKLSGPLSKDVGNLINLNRLDISTNWFSGSIPDVFHSLGRLQYFVAHSNNFSGGIPPSLSSSPTISLLNVRNNLLEGPIDLNCSAMTSLASLDLGSNQFDGEIPSNLPSCPHLNNINLARNNLSGQIPDSFKDFHTLNYLSLSNSSHSNLSSALQILQQCQNLTTLVLTMNFYGEELPADPNLHFAKLKVLIIANSRLTGSLPQWLSKSSRLQLLDISWNCLEGTVPAWFGNFTNLFYLDISNNSFTGDIPRSLTGLQSLIYWNVSKVQEPSPDFPLFRKKNVSARALQYNQVWSFPPTLALSNNYLSGQIWPEFGNLKSLHVFDLKFNNLSGSIPSSLSNMTSLEALDLSHNKLSGIIPSSLTRLSFLSKFSVAYNQLEGAIPSGVQFWTFPNSSFEGNSLCGDLAPPCPSKVNTSPVQTRKSRLELGGVYIGIAVGFVFGVACFIVTDRYVWTWHF; from the coding sequence ATGAGCGTTCAAGATTTCTGGGTGGTTATCTTTGTCATTGGCTTTTGCTTCCAGCCACCAGTTTTGAGCTCTCAGAACCTGACGTGCCATCCAAATGATTTGAAAGCATTGGAGGAGTTCATGGGTGGTCTGCAAACTGTCATTGGTGGTTGGGCCAAGAATTTCTCTGATGATTGCTGTAAATGGGCAGGTATTACTTGCAACTCTTCGTTCTCTCTTGGATTGGATGATTCTGTTGATACTTATAGAGTGGTTGAGTTGGATGTTTCGAGTAGAAAACTAATTGGGAATCTCTCTGAATCTTTGGGAAATTTGGAACAACTTAGAGCCCTCAATCTTTCTCACAACTTCCTTAAAAACTCACCTCCTGCCTCACTGTTCCAATTGCCAAATTTAGAGTACTTAGACTTGAGTTCTAATTACTTTTCTGGCCCCATTCCAGTTGATATTAATTTACCTTCACTTCTGTTCCTTGATATCTCTCAAAACTTCTTGAATGGTTCTATTCCACAAAGGATCTGTGCAAGTTCTACTAGGCTTCAGGTACTGAACTTGGCTGTGAACTACTTGTCTGGTACTCTACCACCAAGTCTTGGAAATTGTAGTTCCTTGGAGGACCTCTGTCTCCTCACGAATAATCTCTCTGGTGGTGTACCTGAGGGTATATATCGGCTGCAAAATCTGACCAGATTGACCATTCAAGATAACAAGCTTTCTGGGCCGCTGAGCAAAGATGTTGGTAACCTGATTAACCTTAATCGTTTGGATATCTCAACGAATTGGTTTTCAGGGTCTATTCCCGATGTTTTCCACAGCCTTGGAAGATTACAGTATTTTGTTGCTCATTCCAATAATTTCAGTGGTGGGATACCTCCTTCCTTGTCAAGTTCCCCAACTATCTCTTTGCTTAATGTGAGAAACAATTTATTGGAGGGTCCAATTGATCTAAATTGTTCAGCAATGACAAGTTTGGCCTCTCTTGATCTAGGTTCAAACCAGTTTGATGGGGAAATTCCATCTAATCTTCCCTCTTGTCCACATTTGAATAATATAAATCTTGCCCGGAACAACTTGAGTGGCCAAATACCTGACAGCTTCAAGGATTTTCATACTCTCAATTACCTCTCACTTTCAAACTCCAGCCATTCTAATCTATCATCTGCCCTTCAAATTTTACAGCAGTGTCAGAATCTAACTACTTTGGTTCTCACCATGAACTTCTATGGTGAAGAATTGCCTGCTGATCCAAACCTTCATTTTGCAAAGTTGAAGGTTCTCATTATTGCAAACAGTAGGCTCACAGGTTCATTACCCCAGTGGTTGAGTAAGAGCAGCAGATTGCAGTTATTGGATATATCCTGGAACTGCTTGGAAGGTACAGTTCCAGCTTGGTTTGGCAATTTTACTAATCTCTTCTACTTGGACATATCAAACAATTCTTTTACTGGGGATATCCCGAGAAGCTTAACTGGACTACAGAGCCTCATTTATTGGAATGTTTCCAAGGTTCAGGAACCTTCCCCTGATTTTCCTCTTTTCCGGAAAAAGAATGTAAGTGCAAGGGCATTGCAGTACAATCAAGTTTGGAGCTTTCCACCGACGCTGGCACTTAGCAACAATTATTTGAGCGGACAGATCTGGCCAGAGTTTGGGAACCTGAAATCCCTTCATGTATTTGATTTAAAATTCAACAATTTATCTGGATCAATTCCAAGTTCTCTTTCTAATATGACCAGCTTAGAGGCTCTGGATTTGTCTCATAACAAGCTTTCAGGAATAATACCCAGTTCACTGACTCGTCTCAGTTTTTTGTCCAAGTTCAGTGTTGCATACAATCAATTAGAGGGGGCGATTCCTAGTGGAGTTCAATTTTGGACCTTCCCAAATTCAAGCTTTGAAGGGAATAGTCTCTGTGGTGACCTTGCTCCTCCATGTCCATCAAAGGTGAATACTTCTCCCGTTCAAACCAGAAAATCAAGACTAGAATTAGGAGGAGTTTATATAGGAATAGCTGTGGGATTTGTATTTGGAGTAGCTTGTTTTATTGTAACAGATAGATATGTATGGACTTGGCATTTCTAA